A DNA window from Vanessa cardui chromosome 16, ilVanCard2.1, whole genome shotgun sequence contains the following coding sequences:
- the LOC124536167 gene encoding unconventional myosin-IXAa isoform X5, translating to MLLPDQTYEGASATTPSSVPTASPTLAPLAALLRSHHVRPDFFCTYRSRQTHAHRQTAVDQEKKEETLEEPGERRQAAHRPRRARSQRLADASSSNEAVHLQRRLLSLSSELVTLRNHLHVGGASGGGAGAAGAASGTSSSGSQPAVPPRAPLLLPPPAPAPPLQPHHPPPPPPEARWRAGSGSGTATASACASAGVGAGAGPDVDDLIHLRGPLTEDAVVRALQARFYQNKFYTSVGPILIAMNAYTDAGNALTPGAARAQRPELARLVHDAVRHQADTGCPQAIILSGVSGSGKTYASMVLLRRLFDVAGGGPETDAFKHLAAAFTVLRSLGTAATHANSHSSRIGHFIEVQVTDGALYRTKIHCYFLDQTRVVRPPAGERNYHIFYQMLAGLTSDERSQLHLDGYTANDLRYLASSHPRRPEAEDGARFHAWKSCLGVLGIPFLDVLRVLAAVLLLGNVHFSDNAEGTAEPNGEAELVAAGSLLGVGAAALMRGLGTRCAPRAARGQARAPASAAAAAAARDALAKALYCRTVATIVRRANSLKRLGSTLGTLSSDSNESVHQDAASRRASTAGGGARGRAGARSMAALNDAVRHATDGFVGILDMFGFEDAGPSRLEHLCANLCAETMQHFYNTHVFKSSAESCREEGVTGALEVEYVDNVPCIDLVSSLRTGLLAALDVECAARNTAEQYVARIKSAHRGHPRLAEPRPPHPRRFAVRHYAGEVTYDASDFLDANRDAVPDELLAAFDTRTCEFGFATHLFGAELKALAAAGGPAGAQFRASPTAGGAAVAAGALGAAPPAPPAPAAAPSTLTQDFHTRLDNLLRTLVHARPHFVRCLRANSTETPMHFDRVTVARQVRALQILETVQLMASGYPHRMRFRAFSGRYRALWRRSASGADRESGAGCARVLRSVAAAAAPPAPASPAAVRWALGKRHVFLSEGMRQVLERMRRARRQAAAERIQAAWRAQRARAVRGARPAPPARRRPAPIAGTPPPDPADKCDPQLVKRTCSLFGLDLERPPPLPPSRAYTVANGVKLGYPQQRTVAADWDEAGVRLRVGDCVLALGAARRGHVSVQAGGRTVPVPHAVLGPPRAPRPAPPPPPAPA from the exons CAGACGCATCTTCGTCAAACGAAGCGGTGCACCTCCAGCGGCGGCTGCTAAGCCTCAGCTCGGAGCTGGTCACCCTCCGCAACCATCTACACGTTGGCGGAGCGAGCGGCGGCGGGGCGGGCGCCGCTGGAGCCGCCAGCGGTACTTCCTCCAGCGGCTCGCAGCCCGCGGTGCCCCCTCGCGCTCCACTGTTACTCCCACCGCCTGCACCCGCGCCACCGTTGCAGCCTCACCACCCTCCGCCGCCTCCACCAG AGGCGAGATGGCGAGCGGGCAGCGGAAGCGGCACCGCTACGGCGAGCGCATGCGCGAGTGCGGGAGTCGGAGCGGGCGCGGGCCCCGACGTGGACGACCTCATCCACCTGCGCGGCCCGCTCACCGAGGACGCCGTAGTGCGAGCGCTTCAGGCGCGattctatcaaaataaattctac ACGTCCGTGGGGCCGATACTGATCGCGATGAACGCGTACACGGACGCCGGCAACGCGCTGACGccgggcgcggcgcgcgcgcagcgGCCCGAGCTCGCGCGCCTCGTGCACGACGCCGTGCGCCACCAGGCCGACACCGGCTGCCCGCAGGCCATCATACTGTCAG GTGTGTCGGGTTCGGGGAAGACGTACGCGTCGATGGTGCTGCTTCGACGACTCTTCGACGTGGCGGGCGGCGGGCCGGAGACCGACGCATTCAAGCACCTGGCGGCCGCCTTCACCGTCCTGCGCTCGCTCGGCACCGCCGCCACACACGCCAACTCGCATTCCAGTAGAATC GGCCATTTCATCGAGGTGCAGGTGACGGACGGCGCCCTGTACCGCACCAAGATCCACTGCTACTTCCTGGACCAGACGCGCGTGGTGCGGCCGCCGGCGGGCGAGCGCAACTATCACATCTTCTACCAGATGCTGGCCGGCCTCACGAGCGACGAGCGCTCGCAGCTACATCTCGATGGCTACACGGCGAACGATCTCCG TTACTTGGCCTCTTCTCACCCACGACGACCCGAGGCCGAGGACGGGGCCCGGTTTCATGCGTGGAAGAGCTGTCTCGGAGTCCTCGGGATACCATTTCTGGACGTGCTGAGGGTGCTGGCCGCGGTGCTGCTGCTCGGCAACGTCCACTTCTCCGACAACGCGGAGGGAACGGCGGAACCGAACGGAGAG GCGGAGCTGGTGGCGGCGGGGTCGCTGCTGGGCGTGGGCGCGGCGGCGCTCATGCGCGGGCTGGGCACGCGctgcgcgccgcgcgccgcccgcggccaggcgcgcgcgcccgccagcgccgccgccgccgccgccgcgcgcgacGCGCTCGCCAAGGCGCTGTACTGCCGCACCGTCGCCACCATCGTGCGCCGCGCCAACTCCCTCAAGCGCCTCGGCTCCACGCTGGGCACTTTGTCGTCGGACTCCAACGAATCC GTGCACCAGGACGCGGCGTCGCGACGCGCCTCgacggcgggcggcggcgcgcgcggccggGCCGGCGCTCGCTCCATGGCGGCGCTCAACGACGCCGTGCGTCACGCCACCGACGGCTTCGTCGGCATCCTCGACATGTTCGGCTTCGAGGACGCCGGCCCGAGTCGGCTCGAGCATCTCTGCGCTAATCTTTGCGCCGAAACCATGCAACACTTCTACAATACTCATGTTTTCAAG TCTTCGGCGGAGTCTTGCCGAGAGGAGGGAGTGACCGGTGCTCTGGAAGTCGAGTACGTGGATAACGTGCCTTGCATCGACCTGGTGTCGTCGCTCCGCACGGGGCTGCTCGCCGCGCTCGACGTGGAGTGCGCCGCGCGCAACACGGCCGAGCAATACGTCGCTCGCATTAAATCCGCTCATAG AGGTCATCCAAGACTGGCGGAGCCGAGACCCCCACACCCTCGGCGCTTTGCTGTCAGACACTACGCGGGCGAGGTGACCTACGACGCTAGCGATTTTCTGGACGCGAATCGCGACGCGGTCCCCGACGAGTTGCTGGCCGCATTCGATACGAGAACTTGCGAGTTCGGTTTTGCGACGCACCTCTTCGGAGCCGAACTCAAG GCGCTGGCGGCGGCGGGCGGGCCGGCGGGCGCGCAGTTCCGCGCGTCGCCcacggcgggcggcgcggccgtggcggcgggcgcgctgggcgccgcgccccccgcgccccccgcgcccgccgccgcgccctCCACGCTCACGCAGGACTTCCACACGCGCCTCGACAACCTGCTGCGCACACTGGTCCATGCGCGCCCGCACTTCGTGCGCTGCCTGCGAGCCAACTCCACGGAGACCCCCATGCACTTCGATCGCGTCACCGTCGCACGACAG GTGCGCGCTTTGCAAATTCTGGAAACCGTTCAACTCATGGCCAGCGGATACCCGCATCGCATGCGGTTCCGCGCGTTCAGCGGCCGCTACCGCGCGCTGTGGCGGCGCAGCGCCAGCGGGGCGGACCGCGAGTCCGGCGCGGGCTGCGCTCGCGTGCTGCGCTCCgtggccgccgccgccgcgccgcccgcgcccgcctcgCCCGCAGCCGTGCGCTGGGCGCTCGGCAAACGACACGTATTCCTCAGCGAGGGTATGCGACAG GTGTTGGAGCGCATGAGGCGCGCTCGCCGGCAGGCGGCCGCCGAGCGCATCCAGGCGGCGTGGCGGGCGCAGCGCGCGCGCGCCGTGCGGGGCGCCCGCCCGGCGCCCCCCGCGCGGCGCCGCCCCGCGCCCATCGCCGGCACACCACCGCCCGATCCCGCCGACAAGTGCGATCCCCAACTCGTCAAGCGAACCTGCTCGCTCTTCGGCCTCGACCTG GAACGGCCGCCGCCGCTGCCGCCGTCGCGCGCATACACGGTGGCGAACGGCGTGAAGCTGGGCTACCCGCAGCAGCGCACCGTGGCGGCGGACTGGGACGAGGCGGGCGTGCGGCTGCGCGTGGGCGACTGCGTGCTGGCGctgggcgcggcgcggcgcggccaCGTGTCGGTGCAGGCGGGCGGGCGCACGGTGCCCGTGCCGCACGCCGTGCTGggcccgccgcgcgcgccgcgccccgcgccgccgccgccgcccgcgcccgcctgA
- the LOC124536167 gene encoding unconventional myosin-IXAa isoform X9, which yields MATLGLSKVFILDKYFTELQKFWETEKKLQADASSSNEAVHLQRRLLSLSSELVTLRNHLHVGGASGGGAGAAGAASGTSSSGSQPAVPPRAPLLLPPPAPAPPLQPHHPPPPPPEARWRAGSGSGTATASACASAGVGAGAGPDVDDLIHLRGPLTEDAVVRALQARFYQNKFYTSVGPILIAMNAYTDAGNALTPGAARAQRPELARLVHDAVRHQADTGCPQAIILSGVSGSGKTYASMVLLRRLFDVAGGGPETDAFKHLAAAFTVLRSLGTAATHANSHSSRIGHFIEVQVTDGALYRTKIHCYFLDQTRVVRPPAGERNYHIFYQMLAGLTSDERSQLHLDGYTANDLRYLASSHPRRPEAEDGARFHAWKSCLGVLGIPFLDVLRVLAAVLLLGNVHFSDNAEGTAEPNGEAELVAAGSLLGVGAAALMRGLGTRCAPRAARGQARAPASAAAAAAARDALAKALYCRTVATIVRRANSLKRLGSTLGTLSSDSNESVHQDAASRRASTAGGGARGRAGARSMAALNDAVRHATDGFVGILDMFGFEDAGPSRLEHLCANLCAETMQHFYNTHVFKSSAESCREEGVTGALEVEYVDNVPCIDLVSSLRTGLLAALDVECAARNTAEQYVARIKSAHRGHPRLAEPRPPHPRRFAVRHYAGEVTYDASDFLDANRDAVPDELLAAFDTRTCEFGFATHLFGAELKALAAAGGPAGAQFRASPTAGGAAVAAGALGAAPPAPPAPAAAPSTLTQDFHTRLDNLLRTLVHARPHFVRCLRANSTETPMHFDRVTVARQVRALQILETVQLMASGYPHRMRFRAFSGRYRALWRRSASGADRESGAGCARVLRSVAAAAAPPAPASPAAVRWALGKRHVFLSEGMRQVLERMRRARRQAAAERIQAAWRAQRARAVRGARPAPPARRRPAPIAGTPPPDPADKCDPQLVKRTCSLFGLDLERPPPLPPSRAYTVANGVKLGYPQQRTVAADWDEAGVRLRVGDCVLALGAARRGHVSVQAGGRTVPVPHAVLGPPRAPRPAPPPPPAPA from the exons CAGACGCATCTTCGTCAAACGAAGCGGTGCACCTCCAGCGGCGGCTGCTAAGCCTCAGCTCGGAGCTGGTCACCCTCCGCAACCATCTACACGTTGGCGGAGCGAGCGGCGGCGGGGCGGGCGCCGCTGGAGCCGCCAGCGGTACTTCCTCCAGCGGCTCGCAGCCCGCGGTGCCCCCTCGCGCTCCACTGTTACTCCCACCGCCTGCACCCGCGCCACCGTTGCAGCCTCACCACCCTCCGCCGCCTCCACCAG AGGCGAGATGGCGAGCGGGCAGCGGAAGCGGCACCGCTACGGCGAGCGCATGCGCGAGTGCGGGAGTCGGAGCGGGCGCGGGCCCCGACGTGGACGACCTCATCCACCTGCGCGGCCCGCTCACCGAGGACGCCGTAGTGCGAGCGCTTCAGGCGCGattctatcaaaataaattctac ACGTCCGTGGGGCCGATACTGATCGCGATGAACGCGTACACGGACGCCGGCAACGCGCTGACGccgggcgcggcgcgcgcgcagcgGCCCGAGCTCGCGCGCCTCGTGCACGACGCCGTGCGCCACCAGGCCGACACCGGCTGCCCGCAGGCCATCATACTGTCAG GTGTGTCGGGTTCGGGGAAGACGTACGCGTCGATGGTGCTGCTTCGACGACTCTTCGACGTGGCGGGCGGCGGGCCGGAGACCGACGCATTCAAGCACCTGGCGGCCGCCTTCACCGTCCTGCGCTCGCTCGGCACCGCCGCCACACACGCCAACTCGCATTCCAGTAGAATC GGCCATTTCATCGAGGTGCAGGTGACGGACGGCGCCCTGTACCGCACCAAGATCCACTGCTACTTCCTGGACCAGACGCGCGTGGTGCGGCCGCCGGCGGGCGAGCGCAACTATCACATCTTCTACCAGATGCTGGCCGGCCTCACGAGCGACGAGCGCTCGCAGCTACATCTCGATGGCTACACGGCGAACGATCTCCG TTACTTGGCCTCTTCTCACCCACGACGACCCGAGGCCGAGGACGGGGCCCGGTTTCATGCGTGGAAGAGCTGTCTCGGAGTCCTCGGGATACCATTTCTGGACGTGCTGAGGGTGCTGGCCGCGGTGCTGCTGCTCGGCAACGTCCACTTCTCCGACAACGCGGAGGGAACGGCGGAACCGAACGGAGAG GCGGAGCTGGTGGCGGCGGGGTCGCTGCTGGGCGTGGGCGCGGCGGCGCTCATGCGCGGGCTGGGCACGCGctgcgcgccgcgcgccgcccgcggccaggcgcgcgcgcccgccagcgccgccgccgccgccgccgcgcgcgacGCGCTCGCCAAGGCGCTGTACTGCCGCACCGTCGCCACCATCGTGCGCCGCGCCAACTCCCTCAAGCGCCTCGGCTCCACGCTGGGCACTTTGTCGTCGGACTCCAACGAATCC GTGCACCAGGACGCGGCGTCGCGACGCGCCTCgacggcgggcggcggcgcgcgcggccggGCCGGCGCTCGCTCCATGGCGGCGCTCAACGACGCCGTGCGTCACGCCACCGACGGCTTCGTCGGCATCCTCGACATGTTCGGCTTCGAGGACGCCGGCCCGAGTCGGCTCGAGCATCTCTGCGCTAATCTTTGCGCCGAAACCATGCAACACTTCTACAATACTCATGTTTTCAAG TCTTCGGCGGAGTCTTGCCGAGAGGAGGGAGTGACCGGTGCTCTGGAAGTCGAGTACGTGGATAACGTGCCTTGCATCGACCTGGTGTCGTCGCTCCGCACGGGGCTGCTCGCCGCGCTCGACGTGGAGTGCGCCGCGCGCAACACGGCCGAGCAATACGTCGCTCGCATTAAATCCGCTCATAG AGGTCATCCAAGACTGGCGGAGCCGAGACCCCCACACCCTCGGCGCTTTGCTGTCAGACACTACGCGGGCGAGGTGACCTACGACGCTAGCGATTTTCTGGACGCGAATCGCGACGCGGTCCCCGACGAGTTGCTGGCCGCATTCGATACGAGAACTTGCGAGTTCGGTTTTGCGACGCACCTCTTCGGAGCCGAACTCAAG GCGCTGGCGGCGGCGGGCGGGCCGGCGGGCGCGCAGTTCCGCGCGTCGCCcacggcgggcggcgcggccgtggcggcgggcgcgctgggcgccgcgccccccgcgccccccgcgcccgccgccgcgccctCCACGCTCACGCAGGACTTCCACACGCGCCTCGACAACCTGCTGCGCACACTGGTCCATGCGCGCCCGCACTTCGTGCGCTGCCTGCGAGCCAACTCCACGGAGACCCCCATGCACTTCGATCGCGTCACCGTCGCACGACAG GTGCGCGCTTTGCAAATTCTGGAAACCGTTCAACTCATGGCCAGCGGATACCCGCATCGCATGCGGTTCCGCGCGTTCAGCGGCCGCTACCGCGCGCTGTGGCGGCGCAGCGCCAGCGGGGCGGACCGCGAGTCCGGCGCGGGCTGCGCTCGCGTGCTGCGCTCCgtggccgccgccgccgcgccgcccgcgcccgcctcgCCCGCAGCCGTGCGCTGGGCGCTCGGCAAACGACACGTATTCCTCAGCGAGGGTATGCGACAG GTGTTGGAGCGCATGAGGCGCGCTCGCCGGCAGGCGGCCGCCGAGCGCATCCAGGCGGCGTGGCGGGCGCAGCGCGCGCGCGCCGTGCGGGGCGCCCGCCCGGCGCCCCCCGCGCGGCGCCGCCCCGCGCCCATCGCCGGCACACCACCGCCCGATCCCGCCGACAAGTGCGATCCCCAACTCGTCAAGCGAACCTGCTCGCTCTTCGGCCTCGACCTG GAACGGCCGCCGCCGCTGCCGCCGTCGCGCGCATACACGGTGGCGAACGGCGTGAAGCTGGGCTACCCGCAGCAGCGCACCGTGGCGGCGGACTGGGACGAGGCGGGCGTGCGGCTGCGCGTGGGCGACTGCGTGCTGGCGctgggcgcggcgcggcgcggccaCGTGTCGGTGCAGGCGGGCGGGCGCACGGTGCCCGTGCCGCACGCCGTGCTGggcccgccgcgcgcgccgcgccccgcgccgccgccgccgcccgcgcccgcctgA
- the LOC124536167 gene encoding unconventional myosin-IXAa isoform X7, with product MATLGLSKVFILDKYFTELQKFWETEKKLQGERAPPPRPDRSPTTLRERRPRDSDASSSNEAVHLQRRLLSLSSELVTLRNHLHVGGASGGGAGAAGAASGTSSSGSQPAVPPRAPLLLPPPAPAPPLQPHHPPPPPPEARWRAGSGSGTATASACASAGVGAGAGPDVDDLIHLRGPLTEDAVVRALQARFYQNKFYTSVGPILIAMNAYTDAGNALTPGAARAQRPELARLVHDAVRHQADTGCPQAIILSGVSGSGKTYASMVLLRRLFDVAGGGPETDAFKHLAAAFTVLRSLGTAATHANSHSSRIGHFIEVQVTDGALYRTKIHCYFLDQTRVVRPPAGERNYHIFYQMLAGLTSDERSQLHLDGYTANDLRYLASSHPRRPEAEDGARFHAWKSCLGVLGIPFLDVLRVLAAVLLLGNVHFSDNAEGTAEPNGEAELVAAGSLLGVGAAALMRGLGTRCAPRAARGQARAPASAAAAAAARDALAKALYCRTVATIVRRANSLKRLGSTLGTLSSDSNESVHQDAASRRASTAGGGARGRAGARSMAALNDAVRHATDGFVGILDMFGFEDAGPSRLEHLCANLCAETMQHFYNTHVFKSSAESCREEGVTGALEVEYVDNVPCIDLVSSLRTGLLAALDVECAARNTAEQYVARIKSAHRGHPRLAEPRPPHPRRFAVRHYAGEVTYDASDFLDANRDAVPDELLAAFDTRTCEFGFATHLFGAELKALAAAGGPAGAQFRASPTAGGAAVAAGALGAAPPAPPAPAAAPSTLTQDFHTRLDNLLRTLVHARPHFVRCLRANSTETPMHFDRVTVARQVRALQILETVQLMASGYPHRMRFRAFSGRYRALWRRSASGADRESGAGCARVLRSVAAAAAPPAPASPAAVRWALGKRHVFLSEGMRQVLERMRRARRQAAAERIQAAWRAQRARAVRGARPAPPARRRPAPIAGTPPPDPADKCDPQLVKRTCSLFGLDLERPPPLPPSRAYTVANGVKLGYPQQRTVAADWDEAGVRLRVGDCVLALGAARRGHVSVQAGGRTVPVPHAVLGPPRAPRPAPPPPPAPA from the exons CAGACGCATCTTCGTCAAACGAAGCGGTGCACCTCCAGCGGCGGCTGCTAAGCCTCAGCTCGGAGCTGGTCACCCTCCGCAACCATCTACACGTTGGCGGAGCGAGCGGCGGCGGGGCGGGCGCCGCTGGAGCCGCCAGCGGTACTTCCTCCAGCGGCTCGCAGCCCGCGGTGCCCCCTCGCGCTCCACTGTTACTCCCACCGCCTGCACCCGCGCCACCGTTGCAGCCTCACCACCCTCCGCCGCCTCCACCAG AGGCGAGATGGCGAGCGGGCAGCGGAAGCGGCACCGCTACGGCGAGCGCATGCGCGAGTGCGGGAGTCGGAGCGGGCGCGGGCCCCGACGTGGACGACCTCATCCACCTGCGCGGCCCGCTCACCGAGGACGCCGTAGTGCGAGCGCTTCAGGCGCGattctatcaaaataaattctac ACGTCCGTGGGGCCGATACTGATCGCGATGAACGCGTACACGGACGCCGGCAACGCGCTGACGccgggcgcggcgcgcgcgcagcgGCCCGAGCTCGCGCGCCTCGTGCACGACGCCGTGCGCCACCAGGCCGACACCGGCTGCCCGCAGGCCATCATACTGTCAG GTGTGTCGGGTTCGGGGAAGACGTACGCGTCGATGGTGCTGCTTCGACGACTCTTCGACGTGGCGGGCGGCGGGCCGGAGACCGACGCATTCAAGCACCTGGCGGCCGCCTTCACCGTCCTGCGCTCGCTCGGCACCGCCGCCACACACGCCAACTCGCATTCCAGTAGAATC GGCCATTTCATCGAGGTGCAGGTGACGGACGGCGCCCTGTACCGCACCAAGATCCACTGCTACTTCCTGGACCAGACGCGCGTGGTGCGGCCGCCGGCGGGCGAGCGCAACTATCACATCTTCTACCAGATGCTGGCCGGCCTCACGAGCGACGAGCGCTCGCAGCTACATCTCGATGGCTACACGGCGAACGATCTCCG TTACTTGGCCTCTTCTCACCCACGACGACCCGAGGCCGAGGACGGGGCCCGGTTTCATGCGTGGAAGAGCTGTCTCGGAGTCCTCGGGATACCATTTCTGGACGTGCTGAGGGTGCTGGCCGCGGTGCTGCTGCTCGGCAACGTCCACTTCTCCGACAACGCGGAGGGAACGGCGGAACCGAACGGAGAG GCGGAGCTGGTGGCGGCGGGGTCGCTGCTGGGCGTGGGCGCGGCGGCGCTCATGCGCGGGCTGGGCACGCGctgcgcgccgcgcgccgcccgcggccaggcgcgcgcgcccgccagcgccgccgccgccgccgccgcgcgcgacGCGCTCGCCAAGGCGCTGTACTGCCGCACCGTCGCCACCATCGTGCGCCGCGCCAACTCCCTCAAGCGCCTCGGCTCCACGCTGGGCACTTTGTCGTCGGACTCCAACGAATCC GTGCACCAGGACGCGGCGTCGCGACGCGCCTCgacggcgggcggcggcgcgcgcggccggGCCGGCGCTCGCTCCATGGCGGCGCTCAACGACGCCGTGCGTCACGCCACCGACGGCTTCGTCGGCATCCTCGACATGTTCGGCTTCGAGGACGCCGGCCCGAGTCGGCTCGAGCATCTCTGCGCTAATCTTTGCGCCGAAACCATGCAACACTTCTACAATACTCATGTTTTCAAG TCTTCGGCGGAGTCTTGCCGAGAGGAGGGAGTGACCGGTGCTCTGGAAGTCGAGTACGTGGATAACGTGCCTTGCATCGACCTGGTGTCGTCGCTCCGCACGGGGCTGCTCGCCGCGCTCGACGTGGAGTGCGCCGCGCGCAACACGGCCGAGCAATACGTCGCTCGCATTAAATCCGCTCATAG AGGTCATCCAAGACTGGCGGAGCCGAGACCCCCACACCCTCGGCGCTTTGCTGTCAGACACTACGCGGGCGAGGTGACCTACGACGCTAGCGATTTTCTGGACGCGAATCGCGACGCGGTCCCCGACGAGTTGCTGGCCGCATTCGATACGAGAACTTGCGAGTTCGGTTTTGCGACGCACCTCTTCGGAGCCGAACTCAAG GCGCTGGCGGCGGCGGGCGGGCCGGCGGGCGCGCAGTTCCGCGCGTCGCCcacggcgggcggcgcggccgtggcggcgggcgcgctgggcgccgcgccccccgcgccccccgcgcccgccgccgcgccctCCACGCTCACGCAGGACTTCCACACGCGCCTCGACAACCTGCTGCGCACACTGGTCCATGCGCGCCCGCACTTCGTGCGCTGCCTGCGAGCCAACTCCACGGAGACCCCCATGCACTTCGATCGCGTCACCGTCGCACGACAG GTGCGCGCTTTGCAAATTCTGGAAACCGTTCAACTCATGGCCAGCGGATACCCGCATCGCATGCGGTTCCGCGCGTTCAGCGGCCGCTACCGCGCGCTGTGGCGGCGCAGCGCCAGCGGGGCGGACCGCGAGTCCGGCGCGGGCTGCGCTCGCGTGCTGCGCTCCgtggccgccgccgccgcgccgcccgcgcccgcctcgCCCGCAGCCGTGCGCTGGGCGCTCGGCAAACGACACGTATTCCTCAGCGAGGGTATGCGACAG GTGTTGGAGCGCATGAGGCGCGCTCGCCGGCAGGCGGCCGCCGAGCGCATCCAGGCGGCGTGGCGGGCGCAGCGCGCGCGCGCCGTGCGGGGCGCCCGCCCGGCGCCCCCCGCGCGGCGCCGCCCCGCGCCCATCGCCGGCACACCACCGCCCGATCCCGCCGACAAGTGCGATCCCCAACTCGTCAAGCGAACCTGCTCGCTCTTCGGCCTCGACCTG GAACGGCCGCCGCCGCTGCCGCCGTCGCGCGCATACACGGTGGCGAACGGCGTGAAGCTGGGCTACCCGCAGCAGCGCACCGTGGCGGCGGACTGGGACGAGGCGGGCGTGCGGCTGCGCGTGGGCGACTGCGTGCTGGCGctgggcgcggcgcggcgcggccaCGTGTCGGTGCAGGCGGGCGGGCGCACGGTGCCCGTGCCGCACGCCGTGCTGggcccgccgcgcgcgccgcgccccgcgccgccgccgccgcccgcgcccgcctgA